In a single window of the Acinetobacter tibetensis genome:
- the ileS gene encoding isoleucine--tRNA ligase: MSDKQTPENAVDYKATLNLPGTEFAMKANLAVREAKWLEEWYADNIYQQIRASRIGKKKYVLHDGPPYANGQIHLGHAVNKVLKDIIIKSRIMDGFDAPYVPGWDCHGLPIELKVEEKVGKVGVKVDASTFRKACREYAYTQVELQKKDFVRMGVFGDWDNPYLTMNFKQEADIVRSLGAIAKAGHIEPGLKPVNWCLDCGSALAEAEVEYEDKKSDAIDVGFGVVDLADLSARLGVDVQDTTDIVIWTTTPWTLPANQAVALHAELEYQLVKARGEEKAEQNFILAKNLVESATERYGFNSVEVLAEFTGNKLEHLSLKHPLIADRQVPVILGEHVTADSGTGAVHTAPGHGVDDYKVGLQYNLKVDNPVGGNGVYLPTSPIFAGEHIYKANPQIIAALSEAGKLWAHKPIKHSYPHCWRHKTPIIFRATPQWFISMDAQGLRQNALNAIENEISFVPDWGKNRIQAMIEGRPDWCISRQRTWGVPIPFFVHKDTNELHPRTAELIEEVAKLIEQEGIDAWYNREAKDFIGDEAEQYNCVRDTLDVWFDSGTTHYAVLREREELTDPADLYLEGSDQHRGWFQSSLLTSIAINKRAPYKGLLTHGFVVDEKGRKMSKSLGNIITPQDIIKDMGADGLRFWIASADYRYEMTAGKEIFNRASDGYRRIRNTLRFLLANLNGFTPSTDALPVDQLIALDQYILQRATDVQKTIQQAYEDMNFHIVTNALTNFCINDLGGFYLDIIKDRQYTTKADSQARHSAQTALYHLVQAFVRWMSPILSFTAQEAWPLIPEQTEKYVFTAEWYDIPMSSTANLLSEADWQTLIAVKSAVNKHIEVARNEKLVGSNLSAKVELWANEELKAVLDRLSDELRFVLITSQVQVYAFDATQGQEADLAGLRVQVSAAEGEKCARCWHVLPDVNTHHEHPGLCARCIINLPTGQGEERKYA; encoded by the coding sequence ATGAGCGATAAGCAAACTCCTGAAAATGCAGTGGATTATAAAGCCACACTAAACCTCCCAGGTACTGAATTTGCAATGAAAGCAAATCTTGCAGTACGTGAAGCAAAATGGTTAGAAGAGTGGTATGCCGACAACATTTATCAGCAGATTCGTGCGTCGCGTATTGGCAAGAAAAAATATGTCCTGCATGACGGCCCTCCGTATGCCAATGGTCAAATCCATTTAGGTCACGCGGTCAATAAAGTCTTAAAAGACATCATTATCAAAAGCCGCATCATGGATGGTTTTGATGCCCCCTACGTGCCGGGTTGGGACTGTCACGGTCTGCCAATCGAATTAAAAGTGGAAGAAAAAGTCGGTAAAGTGGGCGTGAAGGTAGATGCTTCAACTTTCCGTAAAGCTTGCCGTGAATATGCCTACACCCAAGTTGAACTGCAAAAGAAAGACTTTGTGCGTATGGGCGTATTTGGCGATTGGGATAATCCTTACCTGACCATGAACTTCAAGCAGGAAGCGGACATCGTTCGTTCGCTGGGCGCAATTGCAAAAGCAGGTCATATTGAACCGGGCTTAAAACCTGTCAACTGGTGTTTGGACTGTGGTTCAGCTTTGGCTGAAGCCGAAGTGGAATACGAAGACAAAAAATCAGATGCGATTGACGTTGGTTTCGGTGTTGTTGATTTGGCGGATCTTTCTGCCCGTTTAGGTGTTGACGTTCAAGATACGACAGACATTGTGATCTGGACCACCACCCCGTGGACTTTACCAGCGAACCAAGCAGTAGCTTTGCACGCTGAACTTGAGTACCAATTGGTCAAAGCACGCGGTGAAGAAAAAGCAGAGCAAAACTTTATCTTGGCGAAAAACTTAGTTGAATCTGCAACTGAACGTTATGGTTTTAACAGTGTTGAAGTTTTGGCTGAATTCACTGGGAATAAACTTGAGCATTTAAGCTTAAAACACCCACTCATCGCAGATCGCCAAGTGCCTGTGATTTTAGGTGAACACGTGACTGCCGATAGCGGTACAGGCGCAGTCCACACTGCACCTGGCCATGGTGTGGACGACTATAAAGTTGGCTTACAGTACAACTTAAAAGTTGACAATCCAGTGGGTGGCAACGGCGTCTACTTACCAACGTCTCCAATTTTTGCTGGCGAACATATTTATAAAGCCAACCCACAAATCATTGCCGCTTTAAGCGAAGCTGGCAAATTGTGGGCGCACAAGCCAATCAAGCACAGCTACCCACACTGCTGGCGCCACAAAACGCCGATTATCTTCCGTGCCACGCCACAGTGGTTTATCAGCATGGATGCTCAAGGTCTACGTCAAAACGCTTTAAATGCGATTGAAAACGAGATCAGTTTTGTGCCAGATTGGGGTAAAAACCGTATTCAAGCGATGATCGAAGGTCGTCCCGACTGGTGTATCTCACGTCAACGTACTTGGGGTGTGCCAATCCCATTCTTCGTGCATAAAGACACCAACGAGCTCCATCCACGCACAGCAGAGTTGATCGAAGAAGTTGCGAAACTGATCGAACAAGAAGGCATTGACGCTTGGTATAACCGCGAAGCGAAAGACTTTATCGGGGATGAAGCAGAACAGTACAACTGTGTGCGTGACACTTTAGATGTGTGGTTCGACTCAGGCACAACGCACTATGCTGTGCTGCGTGAACGCGAAGAACTCACCGATCCTGCTGATTTATACCTTGAAGGTTCAGACCAGCACCGTGGCTGGTTCCAGTCTTCATTGTTGACTTCAATTGCCATCAATAAACGCGCACCGTACAAAGGCTTACTGACCCACGGTTTCGTGGTGGATGAAAAAGGCCGTAAGATGTCAAAATCTTTAGGCAACATCATCACCCCGCAAGACATCATTAAAGATATGGGTGCAGATGGTTTACGTTTCTGGATTGCGTCGGCTGATTACCGTTATGAAATGACCGCAGGTAAAGAAATCTTTAACCGTGCATCAGATGGCTATCGTCGTATCCGTAATACCTTGCGTTTCTTATTGGCAAACTTAAATGGTTTCACCCCATCGACTGATGCCCTGCCTGTAGATCAATTGATTGCACTAGATCAATACATCTTGCAACGTGCAACAGACGTACAGAAAACCATTCAACAAGCTTATGAGGATATGAACTTCCATATCGTCACCAATGCCTTAACTAACTTCTGTATTAACGACTTGGGTGGTTTCTACCTCGACATCATCAAAGACCGTCAGTACACCACCAAAGCAGATTCGCAAGCGCGCCATTCAGCTCAAACTGCGCTGTATCATTTGGTTCAAGCCTTTGTGCGTTGGATGTCACCGATTTTAAGCTTTACCGCACAAGAAGCATGGCCACTGATTCCAGAACAAACTGAGAAATATGTGTTCACTGCGGAATGGTATGACATTCCTATGTCATCGACTGCAAACTTATTGTCAGAAGCGGACTGGCAAACCTTGATTGCGGTGAAGTCTGCCGTGAACAAGCATATTGAAGTTGCACGCAACGAAAAACTGGTGGGTTCGAATCTCTCTGCCAAAGTCGAACTTTGGGCAAATGAAGAGTTGAAAGCGGTGCTAGATCGCCTAAGTGATGAGCTTCGCTTTGTCCTGATTACTTCACAAGTACAGGTCTATGCCTTTGATGCAACTCAGGGTCAGGAAGCCGATCTAGCGGGTTTACGCGTGCAAGTCTCTGCTGCGGAAGGTGAAAAATGTGCACGTTGCTGGCATGTCCTGCCAGATGTGAATACACATCACGAACATCCAGGGCTATGCGCACGTTGTATTATTAACCTCCCTACTGGTCAAGGCGAAGAGAGAAAATATGCCTAA
- the lspA gene encoding signal peptidase II produces MPNPQQKAGLFQFYPHNLLWVGLSIVAIVLDQWTKWIASTHLNYADPVPVLPFLNWTLLHNYGAAFSFLSDAGGWQRYFFTSLAALVSVIFVFWLMRMPKHITILPMAIALILGGAVGNLIDRVTLGYVVDFIHVYYNNSHFPAFNLADSAITLGTILLLIDTFFLEKHRIQRADMQHHE; encoded by the coding sequence ATGCCTAATCCACAACAGAAAGCGGGCCTGTTTCAATTCTACCCACACAATTTGCTGTGGGTAGGATTATCTATTGTGGCGATTGTTCTAGATCAATGGACCAAATGGATTGCGTCTACGCACCTGAATTATGCAGATCCGGTACCTGTACTGCCTTTTTTAAATTGGACCTTGTTACATAACTATGGCGCAGCCTTTAGTTTCTTGTCCGATGCTGGCGGTTGGCAACGTTATTTCTTTACCTCACTTGCAGCCTTGGTTTCAGTGATTTTTGTGTTTTGGCTGATGCGCATGCCAAAACACATCACGATTTTACCCATGGCAATTGCCCTGATTTTAGGTGGTGCTGTAGGAAATTTAATTGATCGCGTCACCTTGGGTTATGTGGTCGATTTTATTCATGTCTATTACAACAATAGTCACTTCCCTGCATTTAACCTTGCCGACAGTGCCATTACCTTGGGCACCATTCTGCTGCTTATAGATACGTTTTTCTTAGAAAAACATCGAATTCAACGTGCGGATATGCAACACCATGAATGA
- a CDS encoding FKBP-type peptidyl-prolyl cis-trans isomerase — protein sequence MNEIINPNEETRIEHGSKVDLHFSVAIENGVEIDNTRSRAEPVSLVMGDGSLLPGFEKSLFGLRAGDRRTVSLPPEDAFGPWNPENVQTFDTVKFEQRPIEGHMIEFEDKAKQSLYGVVKTVGDDITEVDFNHPLAGKNITFEVEIFKVTPAGQQGVKFM from the coding sequence ATGAATGAAATTATTAATCCAAATGAAGAAACTCGTATTGAACACGGTTCAAAAGTCGATCTTCATTTTTCCGTTGCCATTGAAAATGGCGTAGAAATTGACAATACCCGTAGCCGTGCTGAACCTGTCAGCTTAGTGATGGGCGATGGCAGTTTACTCCCAGGTTTTGAAAAATCCCTATTTGGTCTACGTGCAGGTGACCGTCGTACCGTCAGCCTTCCGCCAGAAGATGCGTTTGGACCATGGAACCCTGAAAATGTGCAGACATTTGATACGGTAAAATTCGAGCAACGCCCTATTGAAGGCCACATGATTGAGTTTGAAGATAAAGCCAAACAAAGTCTGTATGGCGTCGTTAAAACTGTCGGTGATGACATTACCGAAGTGGATTTTAACCATCCATTGGCGGGTAAAAACATTACCTTTGAAGTGGAAATCTTCAAAGTGACTCCTGCGGGTCAACAAGGCGTGAAATTCATGTAA
- a CDS encoding DUF1624 domain-containing protein, translating into MSALSQRLQAIDALRGLVILIMMVDHVRETFYLHHQVPDPMRIEETEASLFFSRILAHLCAPVFVVLTGLSAYLYQAKHNSLSMTREFLLKRGLFLVILELLVINFTWTGQFPPHVIYLQVIWAIGISMIVLAMLIGLPQRILWLIAILIIFGHNLLDQVSLQQMPILQPIWLILHERGWIEWGEFLKLRTSYPVLPWIGVILLGYSIGATVFQAQMTPQRRSIYLWVFGCGSITVFLILRMLNFYGDSAWLEMSTPLQTLMSFFNLTKYPPSLLFILWNVGLGLLLLVVLEKVQQRAWVRPLIIYGSVPMFFYIVHLFVLKLLYVLAVALWGQNHGDYFGVNQVSTLWWIAIILCIVLYPLMLWFSKFKHQNKQIPLLKYL; encoded by the coding sequence ATGTCTGCACTTTCCCAACGCCTTCAAGCGATTGATGCACTTCGTGGTCTGGTCATTTTAATTATGATGGTCGACCATGTCCGTGAAACCTTTTATTTACATCATCAAGTTCCCGACCCCATGCGTATTGAGGAAACGGAAGCCAGTTTGTTCTTTAGCCGTATTTTGGCACATTTGTGTGCTCCAGTTTTTGTGGTTTTGACGGGATTATCAGCGTATTTATACCAAGCTAAACACAACAGTTTGAGCATGACGCGCGAGTTTTTGCTTAAACGTGGTTTATTTTTAGTGATACTCGAGTTGTTGGTGATTAATTTTACATGGACAGGACAGTTCCCACCGCACGTGATTTATCTACAAGTGATTTGGGCCATTGGTATCAGCATGATTGTTTTGGCGATGCTGATTGGGTTGCCACAGAGAATTCTGTGGTTGATTGCTATATTGATTATTTTTGGGCATAACCTGTTGGATCAGGTTTCCTTGCAACAAATGCCTATTTTACAGCCGATCTGGTTGATTTTACATGAGCGTGGTTGGATTGAATGGGGGGAATTCCTCAAACTTCGTACTTCTTATCCTGTACTGCCTTGGATTGGAGTGATTTTACTGGGTTATAGTATTGGGGCAACTGTTTTTCAAGCGCAGATGACGCCACAACGAAGAAGTATATATTTATGGGTATTTGGCTGTGGCAGTATCACCGTGTTTCTGATACTCCGAATGTTAAATTTTTATGGTGATAGTGCATGGTTAGAAATGTCGACGCCACTGCAAACCTTGATGAGCTTTTTTAATCTGACCAAGTATCCGCCGTCCTTATTGTTTATTTTATGGAATGTTGGCTTGGGGCTGTTACTGCTTGTGGTATTGGAAAAAGTGCAACAGCGGGCATGGGTACGTCCCTTAATTATTTATGGCTCAGTACCGATGTTCTTTTATATTGTGCATTTATTTGTTTTAAAATTACTGTATGTGCTTGCCGTGGCGCTTTGGGGACAGAATCATGGTGACTACTTTGGGGTAAATCAAGTATCTACCCTTTGGTGGATTGCGATTATCCTGTGCATCGTGCTTTATCCTTTGATGCTGTGGTTTTCTAAATTTAAGCATCAGAATAAGCAGATTCCGTTATTAAAATATCTTTAG
- a CDS encoding chorismate mutase has product MQKEKCESLEQVRDKIDVIDQHLIELITTRQFYVDQAVRFKRTEHEVQSPERVEQVITKVRKQAAQQGTDPDLIEQIYREMIQHFIRRELKEIRP; this is encoded by the coding sequence ATGCAGAAAGAGAAATGTGAGTCGCTCGAGCAAGTTCGAGATAAAATTGATGTGATTGATCAGCACCTGATTGAGCTCATTACCACCCGACAGTTTTATGTCGATCAAGCGGTACGTTTTAAGCGCACTGAACATGAAGTGCAATCTCCAGAACGGGTAGAGCAGGTGATTACCAAAGTTCGTAAACAGGCGGCACAACAGGGCACCGACCCTGATTTAATTGAACAGATTTATCGGGAAATGATTCAGCATTTTATTCGCCGTGAGCTCAAAGAAATTCGCCCATAA
- the ilvD gene encoding dihydroxy-acid dehydratase: MSKDNIREHSAPVYEGIENAPARSMMRATGFKDSDFTRPFVGIASTWANVTPCNMHIDGLAREAEKGVNQAGGKGIIFNTITISDGISNGTEGMKYSLLSREIIADSIEAVVGCQAYDGVIAIGGCDKNMPGCIMGLARLNRPGLFVYGGTIKPGAGHTDMISVFEAVGQHAKGEISAIQVKQIEEVALPGPGSCGGMYTANSMASAIEALGMSLPGSSAQEAVSDEKRIDCQKAGEAVMNLLRLDLKPRDIMTKAAFENSIKVLIALGGSTNGVLHLLAMAHTAGVELSLDDFVRIGQDIPVVADVRPSGKYLMSELIAIGGIQPLMKRMLDAGMLDGSCLTVTGKTLAENLAEVEDYPEGQQIILPFDAPIKKDSHLVVLKGNLSPTGAVAKITGKEGLYFEGPARVFEGEIGAMRGILDGEVQAGEVVVIRGEGPKGGPGMPEMLKPTSAIIGKGLGKSVALITDGRFSGGSHGFVIGHVTPEAYEGGPIGLVQNGDRISINAETREMTWHVSEQEIAARQNRWVKPKPNYTHGALAKFAKLTTGAEKGAVTDLNLEL; the protein is encoded by the coding sequence ATGAGTAAAGACAATATCCGCGAACATTCAGCCCCTGTTTATGAAGGCATCGAAAATGCACCTGCACGTTCCATGATGCGTGCCACAGGTTTTAAAGATTCAGACTTTACTCGTCCTTTTGTGGGTATTGCTTCGACATGGGCCAATGTCACGCCCTGTAATATGCACATCGATGGTTTGGCACGTGAGGCTGAAAAAGGGGTCAATCAGGCAGGCGGTAAAGGCATTATTTTTAATACCATCACCATTTCAGATGGCATTTCTAATGGCACTGAAGGTATGAAGTATTCATTGTTGAGCCGTGAAATTATTGCCGACTCGATTGAAGCCGTGGTGGGCTGTCAGGCTTATGACGGGGTGATTGCGATTGGTGGTTGTGACAAAAACATGCCGGGTTGCATCATGGGCTTAGCCCGTTTAAACCGTCCGGGGTTGTTTGTTTATGGCGGTACAATTAAGCCGGGCGCAGGGCATACTGACATGATTTCTGTCTTTGAAGCTGTGGGTCAGCACGCCAAAGGTGAAATCAGTGCCATTCAAGTCAAACAGATTGAAGAAGTGGCGCTGCCGGGGCCGGGTTCCTGTGGTGGTATGTACACTGCAAATTCGATGGCCTCTGCGATTGAAGCTTTGGGCATGAGTTTACCGGGTTCATCTGCCCAAGAAGCGGTTTCGGATGAAAAACGGATCGACTGTCAAAAAGCAGGTGAAGCGGTGATGAATTTGCTACGCTTAGACCTGAAACCGCGCGATATTATGACCAAAGCTGCATTTGAAAACTCGATTAAAGTGTTGATTGCCTTGGGCGGTTCGACCAATGGGGTGCTGCACTTACTGGCGATGGCACATACCGCTGGAGTTGAACTGAGTTTGGATGATTTTGTCCGTATCGGGCAAGATATTCCTGTAGTGGCCGATGTACGTCCATCTGGCAAATATCTGATGTCTGAGCTGATTGCGATTGGAGGCATTCAACCGCTGATGAAGCGGATGTTAGATGCTGGCATGCTTGATGGTTCATGTCTAACCGTGACTGGAAAGACCTTGGCGGAAAATTTGGCTGAGGTTGAAGACTATCCAGAAGGTCAGCAGATTATTTTACCGTTCGACGCGCCAATTAAAAAAGACTCTCACTTGGTGGTACTCAAAGGTAATTTGTCTCCAACAGGTGCCGTGGCTAAAATCACGGGTAAAGAAGGCCTGTACTTTGAAGGGCCTGCGCGTGTCTTTGAAGGTGAAATTGGCGCAATGCGTGGGATTTTAGATGGCGAAGTTCAAGCGGGTGAGGTGGTGGTGATTCGTGGCGAAGGGCCTAAAGGGGGGCCGGGCATGCCAGAAATGCTGAAACCGACCTCAGCGATTATTGGTAAAGGTTTGGGAAAATCTGTGGCGCTGATCACCGATGGCCGTTTCTCTGGCGGTAGTCATGGCTTTGTGATTGGACATGTGACCCCAGAAGCCTATGAAGGGGGGCCAATTGGTCTCGTTCAAAACGGAGATCGCATCTCGATTAATGCCGAAACACGGGAAATGACGTGGCATGTTTCTGAACAGGAAATTGCCGCACGGCAAAACCGTTGGGTCAAGCCAAAACCAAATTATACCCACGGTGCGTTGGCGAAGTTTGCTAAACTGACCACCGGAGCCGAAAAAGGTGCAGTGACTGATTTAAATTTAGAACTGTAG
- the ilvD gene encoding dihydroxy-acid dehydratase, translating into MPDYRSKTSTHGRNMAGARGLWRATGMKDEDFGKPIIAVVNSFTQFVPGHVHLKDLGQLVARQIEASGGVAKEFNTIAVDDGIAMGHDGMLYSLPSRDLIADSVEYMVNAHCADAMVCISNCDKITPGMLMASMRLNIPVVFVSGGPMEAGKVKIRGNEHAIDLVDAMIVAADDSFTDEEVAEYERSACPTCGSCSGMFTANSMNCLTEALGLSLPGNGSTLATHANRKKLFERAGQLIVEITKRHYEQNDYSLLPRSIATKAAFENAMTLDISMGGSTNTVLHLLAAAHEAEVDFTMTDIDRLSRQVPVLCKVAPAKQDVHMEDVHRAGGIMSILGELDRAGLLDTSVPTVHEKTLKDALDKWDIIRTEDEEVYQFFRSAPGGVPTQTAFSQDRYYSRLDGDRNNGVIRNAEHAFSQDGGLAVLYGNIALEGCIVKTAGVDDSILKFNGTARVFESQDAAVEAILGGKITAGDVVVIRYEGPRGGPGMQEMLYPTSYLKSKGLGKDCALLTDGRFSGGSSGLSIGHVSPEAAEGGAIGLVEDGDRIEIDIPNRSIHLAVDEATMAARREVQEAKGWQPAEQRPRKVSKALKAYAMHTTSASKGAVRDI; encoded by the coding sequence ATGCCTGACTATCGTTCAAAAACATCAACACATGGAAGAAATATGGCTGGCGCACGTGGTTTATGGCGTGCAACAGGTATGAAAGATGAAGATTTTGGCAAGCCGATTATTGCGGTGGTCAACTCTTTTACTCAATTTGTTCCTGGTCATGTGCATCTTAAAGACTTAGGTCAACTTGTGGCACGTCAAATTGAAGCGTCAGGCGGTGTAGCAAAAGAATTTAATACCATTGCAGTCGATGATGGAATTGCGATGGGGCATGATGGCATGCTGTACTCATTGCCTTCACGTGACTTAATCGCAGACTCAGTGGAATACATGGTCAATGCGCACTGTGCTGATGCGATGGTCTGTATTTCAAACTGTGACAAAATTACCCCAGGCATGTTGATGGCGTCTATGCGTCTGAACATTCCTGTGGTTTTTGTTTCTGGCGGGCCGATGGAAGCGGGTAAAGTGAAAATCCGTGGCAATGAACACGCGATTGACCTTGTCGATGCCATGATTGTGGCAGCAGATGACAGCTTCACTGATGAAGAAGTGGCTGAATACGAGCGTTCAGCTTGTCCGACGTGTGGTTCATGTTCGGGCATGTTCACTGCAAACTCAATGAACTGTTTAACCGAAGCTTTGGGTCTGTCCCTTCCGGGCAATGGTTCAACTTTGGCGACACATGCGAATCGTAAAAAACTATTCGAGCGTGCTGGTCAATTGATCGTTGAAATTACCAAACGCCATTACGAACAAAACGATTACAGCTTGTTGCCACGCTCAATCGCCACCAAAGCAGCCTTTGAAAATGCCATGACGCTTGATATTTCAATGGGCGGTTCAACCAATACGGTATTGCATTTGTTGGCAGCGGCGCATGAAGCAGAAGTTGACTTTACCATGACCGACATTGACCGTTTATCACGTCAAGTGCCTGTTTTGTGTAAAGTTGCACCTGCAAAACAAGACGTGCATATGGAAGATGTACACCGTGCAGGTGGCATTATGTCGATTTTGGGTGAATTAGACCGTGCAGGCTTGTTGGATACGTCTGTACCGACTGTGCATGAAAAAACCTTAAAAGATGCTTTGGATAAATGGGACATCATCCGTACTGAAGATGAAGAAGTGTATCAATTCTTCCGCTCAGCACCGGGCGGTGTACCGACGCAAACGGCATTCTCACAAGACCGTTACTACTCTCGTTTAGATGGTGACCGTAACAACGGTGTTATTCGTAATGCTGAACATGCTTTCTCTCAAGATGGTGGTCTGGCTGTACTATATGGCAACATCGCATTAGAAGGCTGTATTGTGAAAACAGCAGGTGTGGATGATTCCATCTTGAAATTCAACGGTACAGCACGTGTTTTTGAAAGCCAAGATGCTGCGGTAGAAGCGATTTTAGGTGGCAAAATTACCGCAGGTGATGTGGTGGTGATTCGTTACGAAGGTCCACGTGGTGGTCCGGGTATGCAAGAAATGTTGTATCCAACCAGTTATTTAAAATCGAAAGGTCTCGGTAAAGATTGTGCTTTACTCACCGATGGTCGTTTCTCGGGTGGTTCATCGGGTCTTTCCATTGGTCACGTTTCGCCTGAAGCGGCTGAAGGCGGTGCGATTGGTTTGGTGGAAGATGGCGACCGTATCGAAATCGATATTCCAAACCGTAGCATTCACTTAGCCGTGGATGAAGCAACCATGGCAGCGCGCCGTGAAGTGCAAGAAGCCAAAGGCTGGCAGCCTGCTGAACAGCGTCCGCGTAAAGTCTCTAAAGCTTTAAAAGCCTATGCGATGCATACTACCAGTGCCTCAAAAGGCGCAGTACGTGACATTTAA
- the fmt gene encoding methionyl-tRNA formyltransferase produces the protein MKIIFAGTPEFAACALAALLKTEHEIVAVYTQPDRKAGRGQKLTASAVKQLALEHDLPVYQPLHFKSSTEEGLAAQQQLKDLNADVMVVAAYGLILPQVVLDTPKYGCLNIHGSLLPRWRGAAPIQRAIATGDAETGVTIMKMAAGLDTGDMMYKTLCPIEATDTSASLHDKLALQGAEAIVAVLHSEQTLQHYLAEREVQDEAFTVYAHKLSKAEAQIDWSLDAVQIDRNIRAFNPWPVAFIALDEQNNLRVWNSVLSHETAENAQVGEIITIDKHGVHVACANHTVITLTALQWPGGKPLNAVQILQTQKLNIGQIL, from the coding sequence GTGAAAATCATCTTTGCCGGTACACCTGAATTTGCTGCATGTGCTTTGGCAGCGTTACTGAAAACAGAACATGAAATTGTGGCGGTATACACCCAACCCGACCGCAAAGCAGGTCGTGGTCAAAAACTGACGGCTTCAGCGGTCAAACAGTTGGCATTGGAACATGATTTACCGGTGTATCAACCTTTACACTTCAAATCTTCCACTGAGGAAGGCTTAGCAGCACAACAACAATTAAAAGATTTAAATGCCGATGTGATGGTGGTGGCCGCTTATGGTCTGATCTTGCCGCAAGTGGTTTTAGATACGCCGAAATATGGCTGTCTGAATATTCATGGTTCCTTGTTACCACGCTGGCGTGGTGCTGCACCGATTCAACGTGCCATTGCTACAGGAGATGCTGAAACAGGTGTCACCATTATGAAAATGGCGGCAGGCTTAGATACAGGCGATATGATGTATAAAACCCTGTGTCCCATTGAAGCCACCGATACCTCTGCCTCATTGCATGACAAACTGGCGCTACAAGGAGCGGAAGCAATTGTTGCCGTGTTGCACTCTGAACAAACCTTACAGCACTATTTAGCCGAACGTGAGGTACAAGATGAAGCTTTCACGGTCTATGCACATAAACTCAGCAAAGCTGAAGCGCAAATTGATTGGTCTTTAGATGCCGTACAGATTGACCGTAATATCCGTGCTTTTAACCCTTGGCCAGTCGCATTTATCGCACTGGATGAGCAAAATAACTTAAGAGTCTGGAATTCCGTCTTATCGCATGAAACTGCAGAAAATGCCCAAGTCGGTGAAATTATTACGATTGATAAACACGGTGTACATGTTGCCTGTGCCAATCATACCGTCATCACACTAACTGCTTTACAATGGCCGGGTGGTAAACCGCTTAATGCCGTACAAATTTTACAAACCCAAAAACTGAATATTGGACAAATTTTATAA